One genomic region from Doryrhamphus excisus isolate RoL2022-K1 chromosome 14, RoL_Dexc_1.0, whole genome shotgun sequence encodes:
- the hey1 gene encoding hairy/enhancer-of-split related with YRPW motif protein 1 translates to MKRNHDFSSSDSELDDAVEMEKESADENGNIRTPLGSVSPTTSTQVQARKRRRGIIEKRRRDRINNSLSELRRLVPSAFEKQGSAKLEKAEILQMTVDHLKMLHAAGGKGFFDAHALAMDYRGLGFRECLAETARYLSIIEGLDNADPLRIRLVSHLNSYANQREAGLNHLAWGSAFGSPPAHLTHPLLLHQQAAPLAPPRSVTSSPLSSSSSSSSSPADSHPAGRRSRSTTPHSDQAPVRAPPAGTTPAPVLHPAKLSSPLLSSISAFPFPFGAFPLISPIATAALSPPAPTPPTVGKPYRPWGMEIGAF, encoded by the exons ATGAAGAGGAACCACGACTTTAGCTCCTCGGACAGCGAGCTGGACGACGCCGTCGAAATGGAGAAGGAGAGCGCGGACGAGAATGG GAATATTCGCACGCCGCTTGGCTCCGTGTCTCCCACGACGTCCACTCAGGTGCAGGCGAGGAAGAGGCGACGAGGA ATCATCGAGAAACGCCGCCGTGACAGAATCAACAACAGCCTGAGTGAACTCCGTCGGCTGGTGCCGAGTGCCTTCGAGAAGCAG GGTTCTGCCAAGTTGGAGAAAGCAGAGATTTTGCAGATGACCGTGGACCACCTGAAGATGCTCCACGCCGCTGGAGGCAAAG ggTTCTTTGACGCCCACGCCTTGGCCATGGACTACCGCGGTTTGGGTTTCAGGGAGTGCCTGGCAGAGACGGCCCGCTATCTCAGCATCATCGAGGGTCTGGACAACGCCGACCCCCTCAGGATCCGCCTGGTGTCGCACCTCAACAGCTACGCCAACCAGCGCGAGGCGGGCCTCAACCACCTCGCCTGGGGTTCCGCCTTCGGGTCGCCGCCCGCCCACCTGACCCACCCGCTCCTCCTGCACCAACAGGCCGCCCCCCTGGCCCCGCCTCGGAGCGTCACCAGCAGCCCTCTGTCGTCttcgtcctcttcctcctcgtcccCCGCAGACTCTCACCCGGCAGGTCGGCGCAGCAGGAGCACCACCCCTCACTCAGACCAAGCGCCGGTGCGCGCCCCGCCCGCAGGCAccacccccgcccccgtccTCCACCCAGCCAAGCTCTCGTCTCCCCTCCTCTCATCTATCTCGGCTTTCCCGTTCCCGTTCGGCGCCTTCCCGCTCATCTCCCCCATCGCCACTGCCGCCCTCAGCCCACCGGCTCCGACACCGCCCACGGTGGGCAAACCCTACAGACCCTGGGGGATGGAGATCGGAGCTTTTTGA
- the stmn2b gene encoding stathmin-2b, whose amino-acid sequence MAKTAIAYKEKMKEISVFSLICSCLYPDIRKNTLGDFEDLDIKPINKRASGQAFEVILKPSSPVSDGTYCITSPPKRDISLEDIQKKLEAAEDRRRSQEAQVLRTLAEKREHERDVLMKAMEENSNFSRMAEEKLQLKMEQIEENRQAYLSALMERLQERERHAQEVRRNKELKEEVTA is encoded by the exons CTTACAAGGAGAAGATGAAGGAAATTTCCGTCTTCTCGCTCATCTGCTCCTGTCTGTACCCCGACATCCGCAAGAACACCCTGGGCGACTTTGAAG ACCTGGACATCAAGCCCATCAACAAGCGGGCCTCGGGCCAGGCCTTCGAGGTCATCCTCAAGCCGTCCTCGCCTGTGTCCGACGGCACCTACTGCATCACCAGCCCCCCCAAGAGGGACATTTCCCTGGAGGACATCCAGAAGAAGCTGGAGGCAGCGGAGGACCGCAGGAGA TCCCAGGAGGCGCAGGTGCTCCGCACCCTGGCCGAGAAGCGCGAGCACGAGCGCGACGTTCTGATGAAGGCCATGGAGGAGAACAGCAACTTCAGCCGCATGGCCGAGGAGAAGCTCCAGCTGAAGATGGAGCAGATCGAGGAGAACCGGCAGGCCTACCTGAGCGCCCTCATGGAGCGCCTGCAGGAGAGG GAGAGGCACGCTCAGGAGGTGCGCAGGAACAAGGAATTGAAAGAAGAGGTGACAGCGTGA